A region of the Blochmannia endosymbiont of Camponotus nipponensis genome:
TGTGCAATATTGTGTTCATCAAAAAATTAAGAGATTTTTAGAAATGGGTCCTGGAACAATATTAACCGGATTGGTACGCAACACCGTTGACAATGCGTTTGTTTTATCAATAAACGATCCTATTTCTTTTGCAGAAGCGATGAAAGTTAATTGGAGTTAATTTATTCATGTCAGGAGTATATGTAGGATGAATTTTAATAAAAAGATTGTTTTAGTAACTGGTGCTCGCCGTGGTATTGGTCGTGCTATTATAGAAATGTTTGCACTGTATGGAGCTACTGTAATAGGAACTGCAACTAGCGCGTTAGGTGTTAAAGATATTGATAGGTATGTAGGAAATCAAGGAAAAGGAATCCAATTAAATGTTAGTGACAAACATTCTATTGATATTTTTTTAGACAAGATGCAACAAGAATTTGGTAATGTTGATATTTTGGTAAATAACGCTGGTATAGTTCAGGATAGTATTTTGTTATACATGAAAGATGATGAATGGCAGTCTGTTATTGATGTAAATTTAACCGCTGTGTACCGCATGTCTAAAGTGGTAATAAAATCGATGATAAAAAAACATTATGGTAGAATTATTAATATTGGATCTGTAGTTGGTGTTATGGGTAATGCTGGTCAAGTGAATTATTCGGCTGCTAAGTCAGGATTAATTGGGTTTACAAAGTCTTTAGCGCGGGAAGTTGCTTCTAGAGGTGTTACAGTTAATTTGGTAACACCAGGATTTATTTGCACGGATATGGTTAAAAAATTTACTGATAAACAAAAAAATCATATTTTGTCACAAATACCAATTAAACGTTTTGGAGATCCAAAAGATGTAGCTTATGCGGTAATGTTTTTTGCTTCTAATCGTGCGGAATATATCACTGGACAAACAATACATGTTAATGGAGGAATGTATATGGGGTAATCTATATTATGTGCTAGTAGATATTAAATATTTAACAAAATAAAAATGTATTTTATCCTTATGGCGCGAAAGATAAGAGAAAAGTTGCTGATGTTTTTAAAAATTATTTTGTATAGGTGCATTTTTGATAGGAAAATGAGAATATGATTACTATAGAAGAAAAAGTAAAAACAATTATTGCTGAACAATTAGGAGTAAAAAAAGAAGAAGTTGTGAATCATGCTTCATTTGTTGACGATCTTGGGGCTGATTCTCTTGATACTGTTGAGTTGGTTATGGCGTTAGAGGAAGAATTTGATACTGAAATTCCAGATGAAGAAGCAGAGAAAATTACAACTGTACAGGCAGCAATAGATTTCATCAGTAATAATCACAAAAAAAATAAGAATTAATTAATTAATTATAAGGTGTATATTTTTATTTATATTGATATATAAGTAATTTTTCTAGTAAATTGTATTTATTTATTTATGATTCGATATAGATCGAAGTTGTTTTGTGATGTTTCTTATTACGTATAAGACTAATTATATGCATACATGACGTTGGTCTCATGTAAGTAAGGCTGTCGATTATGTTTTAATTAATTTTGTTGTCTATGATATTTAATGAAATTTTGGTGCTTTTTTCATAAATCAGATGAACTTTAATATATAAATCACACTGTGATAATTTGCAAATATTACAAGATAATAGTTTTAAAAAAGTTTGATTTTTTTTTAAAAATATCATTTATATTAGATAATTGTTTTATTGAATTATAAAATTAAAGATATTGTGCAAAGTTAAATGACAGTTAAATTGTAGTACGAATTATATATAGAAATAGAAGTAATCAGATTTTAAGCATTGTATGTGTTAATGTCCCATCAATAGTATGGGATTATGCCTATTTTAATATAGGTAACTGCTGCTATCTATACATGAAATATTTTTTTGTTTCTATTGTATGTGTTTATGAAAATTATATTAATAAAATTTATATTATAATACTGTAATATTATTGGGTACTGATAAATTGAGATAAAAATGTATTGGGTTAATGGAATTAAAAAAAAAACAATATTATTAAATAATCGTGCTTTACATTTTGGTGATGGATTTTTTACGACTGCTAAATTACAAGATGGAAAAGTAAAATTTTTAGATTGGCATATGGATAGATTAATTATATCAGCAAAAAGGTTGATGTTTAATAATATTAATTTTGATCTTTTATATAAAGAAATGCTGCATGCAGCTTCTTATAGTAATATATACAGTGTCATCAAAGTAATAGTAATTAGAGAAAATAACCTCAGGTTATCTGGATATCGATGTAGCAACGATATAGAACCATTACGTATCATTTATGTTAGTAAATTACCAAAATATTACATGCGTTGGATTAGATCTGGAATTCATTTGAGAACAAGTGTTATGCGTTTAGCACGTAACACTTGTTTAGCAGGCATAAAACACTTAAATAGATTAGAGCAGGTTATGATTGCTATTTGGGTGGATAAAAATAAAACTATTGATGAAGCATTAGTTTTAGATACTAATGGAAATGTTGTAGAATGTTGTAGTGCTAATATTTTTTGGAGGCATAAATACCAAGTATTTACTCCATCTTTACGTCATGCTGGTGTTAATGGAACTATGCGTCAGTTTATATTACAATTATTACCAACATTAGGCTACCACATACGAATAGTGACAGTTGGTCCTGAGCATTTAAAAAACGCAAATGAAGTTTTTATTACCAATTCTTTGTTACCATTAGCATCAGTTAATTCAATTGATGATTATTGTTATTCAGATAGGACGTTATTTCATTTATTGCGTTCTTATATTATAAATAGTGATATTTAGTAACACTTATAATGGTTTTATGTAAAATAATACTCATACAATATTTATGGTTTTTTTAATCAGAACTATATCTTATATAAATTTGTTAAAATAGTGATCACACATCTCTTGATATCAGTTTTTATCAAGCATTACCATAACAGTAATAGAAAAATATTTCATTTTATTATTACATAGATAATGATTATTATCTTTTTAGAATGCATTAAATGTTATGTTTTTTATTAAATTTATGTGTATTTTTTTTGAGTAAAAATAATTAAAGAATATTTAAGTATAATGTATTTTGATAATTATGTACCTAATTTACATGAAAAGCTCATGTAATTTTCGTAAAATAATTAGAATCACTCAAAAAATGACATAAATCGTTTTATATGAGAGTATAATATGGATAATAAGTTTATTACAATTGAAGGGTTAGATGGTGCCGGAAAAACTACTGTTGCTCATAGAATGATTAGCTACTTAAATCAGTACGGTATTACTAAAATTTTAACTACGCATGAACCTGGAGGTACGCCAATTTCGGATTTATTGCGTATACTGATAAAATACGGTGGACCTACGGATGAGCCTATTAATAATACATCAGAATTATTAATGATATATACTGCACGATTACAATTAATAGAAAATGTTATTAAACCAGCTTTATCTAAAGGTTATTGGGTGATTGGAGATAGATATGATTTATCTTCTCAGGCATATCAAGGAGCTGGAAGAGAAATGGATACATTATTGTTACATACTTTATCAGATAAAATTACAAATATCTTATCTCCAGATCTAACATTTTATCTTGATATTTCTCCGGAATTAAGCTTATCTCGTATAAATAACAGAAGAACGTTAGATCGTATTGAAAAAGAACCCCTAATTTTTTTTGATCGTGTGCGTTCTTGTTATAAAAAATTAGCTTCTGAAAAAAAAAATATCATCACGATCGATGCTACTCAAAGTTTAGAAGAAGTTTCTATTACTATTTACAGATATTTAAATTGGTGGTTCTTGTGTCAACAAGAATAAAATATAATGAAATGGT
Encoded here:
- the acpP gene encoding acyl carrier protein — protein: MITIEEKVKTIIAEQLGVKKEEVVNHASFVDDLGADSLDTVELVMALEEEFDTEIPDEEAEKITTVQAAIDFISNNHKKNKN
- the tmk gene encoding dTMP kinase gives rise to the protein MDNKFITIEGLDGAGKTTVAHRMISYLNQYGITKILTTHEPGGTPISDLLRILIKYGGPTDEPINNTSELLMIYTARLQLIENVIKPALSKGYWVIGDRYDLSSQAYQGAGREMDTLLLHTLSDKITNILSPDLTFYLDISPELSLSRINNRRTLDRIEKEPLIFFDRVRSCYKKLASEKKNIITIDATQSLEEVSITIYRYLNWWFLCQQE
- the pabC gene encoding aminodeoxychorismate lyase codes for the protein MYWVNGIKKKTILLNNRALHFGDGFFTTAKLQDGKVKFLDWHMDRLIISAKRLMFNNINFDLLYKEMLHAASYSNIYSVIKVIVIRENNLRLSGYRCSNDIEPLRIIYVSKLPKYYMRWIRSGIHLRTSVMRLARNTCLAGIKHLNRLEQVMIAIWVDKNKTIDEALVLDTNGNVVECCSANIFWRHKYQVFTPSLRHAGVNGTMRQFILQLLPTLGYHIRIVTVGPEHLKNANEVFITNSLLPLASVNSIDDYCYSDRTLFHLLRSYIINSDI
- the fabG gene encoding 3-oxoacyl-ACP reductase FabG, encoding MNFNKKIVLVTGARRGIGRAIIEMFALYGATVIGTATSALGVKDIDRYVGNQGKGIQLNVSDKHSIDIFLDKMQQEFGNVDILVNNAGIVQDSILLYMKDDEWQSVIDVNLTAVYRMSKVVIKSMIKKHYGRIINIGSVVGVMGNAGQVNYSAAKSGLIGFTKSLAREVASRGVTVNLVTPGFICTDMVKKFTDKQKNHILSQIPIKRFGDPKDVAYAVMFFASNRAEYITGQTIHVNGGMYMG